The following are from one region of the Salmo trutta chromosome 22, fSalTru1.1, whole genome shotgun sequence genome:
- the swt1 gene encoding transcriptional protein SWT1 isoform X1, translated as MSKKSKKKKKEKKEKETNKLSFSSSKSSQKEKGTKKRSSAEGKHHGSCSAEEKRGREKRVSHSTPGNSAAGSSHKKDREFKKALYRLEKTTSQGAAEGKNACPLGTLPQDSSVRKSCPSQDGSATTGVKTADRVSSKPVSSLSTNKTQSQNVEKIPTSQGSSSKPSDKSPSKTASSRLATSPRSLMAQLKEQTKTLVKRRSRPEEKLGIGKDHTSQGRSYQDPQLSLSLAEEMRETSPRSLMAQLKEQRKTLVKRRSRPEEKPGIGKDHTSQGRSYQDPQLSLSLAEEMREKRRKLVKRRSEEEKEDVLKAKRDKSGAKSYSLPSNNNTTTKQSSTSTKNATFEKISDTERHRPTTQKQGNVSDLSKTSATSKSTCAEVQMPLPKPQLPLNFKIPKKSKLVPLPVNRAIWGGDQEDNNDNKPISARVKVVSPASRLSQQTGSASKLWTPRSVSKSLNSKGGVSAAVNKNKQHKCETVPESSKGCKELWPSSAQGMTLPPCNRTTSPEDYIEVYDNDQEMQLVEELHLARSEKRLELNVVEIYGELTSMDIDPSEEGITFTLGKEEDLQQDLIVVLDTNILLSHLDFVKKMRSHGLGALGLPTVLVPWVVLQELDSLKNRKRLSSSVAHLATPAVHYIYTCLKSQEPRLWGQSMQQASQSSQGLNAENNDDRVLQCCLQYQSLYPEGALILCTNDKNLCSKALLSGVKAFGKADLVEEVDRLKTPGVHNLTPTQPHTQNPVSTQTQTLICTPSQTRDHQKTSPFPGQQQNEQSRSDGGKEREMEEKRKKAAEEARELSSCVSVLEDCLKEVLSRVLEIEMKEAYEELWTEIVYLKPPWTLEGLLQCFKKHWISVFGNIVPRNLQQSLENLHNFFFSGKSVEHSSTALALYEARDLLQAFGCRSEYDGRVRPALASLNALLQRIVPQPEKVSEETHTCDGDTLMEEEEEEEEKQTTPAQVSHQEVWVMFENIWNNVCGISSAVFAALRFDPGAIETNQPVEGPPLPQDALSCLHRLSTAVRQLLQAFTRVLSTDSCLEDAQALLSFIHSSEIAAMEPRFTAKDLLDCLSQHEYREKLCVGGTQLAELNVSLERCAEVTSRQVTPSTWP; from the exons ATGTCAAAGAagtccaagaagaagaagaaggagaagaaggagaaggagacaaATAAGTTATCTTTTTCCTCCAGTAAG TCGTCACAGAAGGAAAAGGGCACCAAGAAACGTAGTAGTGCAGAGGGGAAGCACCATGGCAGCTGTTCTGCAGAGGAGAaacgggggagagagaaaagagttaGCCACTCCACCCCAGGGAATAGTGCAGCAGGGAGCAGTCACAAGAAAGACAGGGAGTTCAAAAAAGCTCTCTACAGACTGGAGAAAACAACCTCGCAGGGTGCAGCGGAGGGAAAAAACGCCTGTCCTCTTGGAACCCTTCCTCAGGACAGCTCTGTGAGGAAGAGTTGCCCCAGCCAGGATGGGTCGGCTACCACCGGGGTCAAGACCGCAGACAGGGTGTCTTCCAAACCAGTCAGCAGTCTGAGCACGAATAAGACCCAGTCCCAAAATGTGGAGAAGATCCCTACGTCCCAGGGAAGCTCCAGTAAGCCATCCGACAAGAGCCCCTCCAAAACAGCCTCGAGCAGACTGGCGACCAGTCCCAGGTCCCTCATGGCCCAGCTGAAGGAGCAGACGAAGACGCTGGTGAAAAGGAGGTCCAGACCTGAGGAGAAGCTTGGCATTGGGAAGGACCACACCTCCCAAGGTAGGAGCTACCAGGACCCCCAACTGTCCCTGTCACTGGCTGAAGAGATGAGGGAGACCAGTCCCAGGTCCCTCATGGCCCAGCTGAAGGAGCAGAGGAAGACGCTGGTGAAAAGGAGGTCCAGACCTGAGGAGAAGCCTGGCATTGGGAAGGACCACACCTCCCAAGGTAGGAGCTACCAGGACCCCCAACTGTCCCTGTCACTGGCTGAAGAgatgagggagaagaggaggaagctaGTGAAGAGGAGATCTGAAGAAGAAAAGGAGGATGTTTTAAAGGCTAAACGGGACAAGAGTGGAGCAAAATCCTATAGTCTTCCCTctaacaacaacaccaccacaaaGCAGTCCTCCACCTCTACTAAAAACGCTACCTTTGAGAAAATCTCAGATACAGAAAGACATAGACCTACCACCCAAAAGCAGGGCAATGTCTCTGATCTGTCCAAAACATCAGCGACATCTAAGTCCACGTGTGCCGAGGTACAGATGCCGCTACCCAAACCTCAGCTGCCTCTCAATTTTAAGATCCCCAAAAAGTCCAAACTTGTGCCACTGCCAGTTAATAGAGCCATCTGGGGGGGTGACCAGGAGGATAATAACGACAATAAACCCATCAGTGCTAGAGTGAAGGTGGTGTCTCCTGCTTCTAGGCTTTCTCAGCAGACAGGAAGTGCGTCCAAACTTTGGACACCAAGGAGTGTGTCCAAATCTTTGAACTCCAAAGGTGGTGTGTCTGCTGCTGTGAACAAAAACAAGCAGCACAAATGTGAAACGGTTCCAGAATCTTCCAAAGGTTGTAAAGAATTATGGCCCAGTTCAGCTCAAGGGATGACATTACCACCCTGTAACAGAACAACTTCCCCTGAAGATTATATAGAAGTCTATGATAATGACCAAGAG ATGCAGCTGGTGGAGGAGCTCCATCTGGCCCGCAGTGAGAAGAGGCTGGAGCTGAATGTGGTGGAGATCTATGGAGAACTCACCAGCATGGACATCGACCCATCAGAGGAGGGCATCACATTCACACTCG GTAAAGAGGAGGATCTTCAGCAGGATCTGATCGTTGTCCTGGACACCAACATCCTTCTCAGTCACCTAGACTTTGTCAAGAAGATGAGGTCACACGGCCTTGGAG ctCTGGGTCTCCCCACAGTGCTCGTACCCTGGGTGGTACTACAGGAGCTAGACTCTCTGAAGAACAGGAAGAGGCTGTCCAGCTCTGTAGCCCACCTGGCCACACCTGCCGTTCATTACATCTACACCTGCCTGAAGAGCCAGGAGCCTCGACTCTGGGGCCAGTCCATGCAGCAGGCCTCTCAGAGCAGCC AGGGACTCAATGCTGAGAATAATGACGACAGAGTGCTGCAGTGCTGCCTGCAATACCAGAGTCTTTACCCAGAGGGTGCTCTCATCCTTTGCAC taaTGATAAGAACCTGTGTAGTAAGGCATTGCTGAGTGGGGTGAAGGCCTTCGGTAAGGCTGACCTGGTGGAGGAGGTAGACAGGCTCAAAACGCCTGGTGTCCACAACCTGACCCCCACCCAACCCCACACACAGAACCCTGtcagcacacagacacaaaccCTCATCTGCACCCCGAGCCAGACCCGTGACCACCAGAAAACCAGCCCCTTCCCAGGCCAGCAGCAGAATGAACAGAGCAGGagtgatggagggaaagagagggaaatggAAGAGAAGCGAAAGAAGGCTGCAGAAGAGGCCCGGGAGCTGAGCAGCTGTGTGTCAGTACTGGAGGACTGTCTGAAGGAGGTGCTGTCTCGGGTGCTGGAGATTGAGATGAAGGAAGCCTATGAAGAACTGTGGACAGAG ATCGTATATCTGAAACCGCCCTGGACTCTTGAAGGCCTTCTGCAGTGTTTCAAGAAACACTGGATCTCTGTCTTTGGCAACATCGTCCCTCGAAATCTGCAGCAATCCCTGGAAAACCTTCACAACTTCTTCTTCTCAG GTAAATCAGTAGAGCATAGCTCTACAGCGCTGGCTCTGTATGAGGCTAGAGATCTGCTGCAGGCCTTCGGCTGCAGGTCAGAGTACGATGGGCGTGTCCGACCGGCCCTCGCCTCCCTGAACgccctgctgcagaggatagtCCCTCAG CCAGAGAAAGTCTCAGAGGAGACCCACACCTGTGATGGTGACACcctcatggaggaggaggaggaggaggaagagaaacagACCACCCCTGCTCAGGTGTCACACCAGGAAGTGTGGGTGATGTTTGAGAACATATGGAACAATGTGTGTGGGATCAG CTCTGCTGTGTTCGCCGCTCTCCGCTTTGACCCGGGCGCCATAGAAACCAACCAGCCAGTAGAGGGTCCTCCCCTTCCCCAGGACGCCCTCTCCTGTCTGCACAGACTGTCTACTGCTGTCAGACAACTGCTACAGGCCTTTACCAG
- the swt1 gene encoding transcriptional protein SWT1 isoform X2, giving the protein MSKKSKKKKKEKKEKETNKLSFSSSKSSQKEKGTKKRSSAEGKHHGSCSAEEKRGREKRVSHSTPGNSAAGSSHKKDREFKKALYRLEKTTSQGAAEGKNACPLGTLPQDSSVRKSCPSQDGSATTGVKTADRVSSKPVSSLSTNKTQSQNVEKIPTSQGSSSKPSDKSPSKTASSRLATSPRSLMAQLKEQTKTLVKRRSRPEEKLGIGKDHTSQGRSYQDPQLSLSLAEEMREKRRKLVKRRSEEEKEDVLKAKRDKSGAKSYSLPSNNNTTTKQSSTSTKNATFEKISDTERHRPTTQKQGNVSDLSKTSATSKSTCAEVQMPLPKPQLPLNFKIPKKSKLVPLPVNRAIWGGDQEDNNDNKPISARVKVVSPASRLSQQTGSASKLWTPRSVSKSLNSKGGVSAAVNKNKQHKCETVPESSKGCKELWPSSAQGMTLPPCNRTTSPEDYIEVYDNDQEMQLVEELHLARSEKRLELNVVEIYGELTSMDIDPSEEGITFTLGKEEDLQQDLIVVLDTNILLSHLDFVKKMRSHGLGALGLPTVLVPWVVLQELDSLKNRKRLSSSVAHLATPAVHYIYTCLKSQEPRLWGQSMQQASQSSQGLNAENNDDRVLQCCLQYQSLYPEGALILCTNDKNLCSKALLSGVKAFGKADLVEEVDRLKTPGVHNLTPTQPHTQNPVSTQTQTLICTPSQTRDHQKTSPFPGQQQNEQSRSDGGKEREMEEKRKKAAEEARELSSCVSVLEDCLKEVLSRVLEIEMKEAYEELWTEIVYLKPPWTLEGLLQCFKKHWISVFGNIVPRNLQQSLENLHNFFFSGKSVEHSSTALALYEARDLLQAFGCRSEYDGRVRPALASLNALLQRIVPQPEKVSEETHTCDGDTLMEEEEEEEEKQTTPAQVSHQEVWVMFENIWNNVCGISSAVFAALRFDPGAIETNQPVEGPPLPQDALSCLHRLSTAVRQLLQAFTRVLSTDSCLEDAQALLSFIHSSEIAAMEPRFTAKDLLDCLSQHEYREKLCVGGTQLAELNVSLERCAEVTSRQVTPSTWP; this is encoded by the exons ATGTCAAAGAagtccaagaagaagaagaaggagaagaaggagaaggagacaaATAAGTTATCTTTTTCCTCCAGTAAG TCGTCACAGAAGGAAAAGGGCACCAAGAAACGTAGTAGTGCAGAGGGGAAGCACCATGGCAGCTGTTCTGCAGAGGAGAaacgggggagagagaaaagagttaGCCACTCCACCCCAGGGAATAGTGCAGCAGGGAGCAGTCACAAGAAAGACAGGGAGTTCAAAAAAGCTCTCTACAGACTGGAGAAAACAACCTCGCAGGGTGCAGCGGAGGGAAAAAACGCCTGTCCTCTTGGAACCCTTCCTCAGGACAGCTCTGTGAGGAAGAGTTGCCCCAGCCAGGATGGGTCGGCTACCACCGGGGTCAAGACCGCAGACAGGGTGTCTTCCAAACCAGTCAGCAGTCTGAGCACGAATAAGACCCAGTCCCAAAATGTGGAGAAGATCCCTACGTCCCAGGGAAGCTCCAGTAAGCCATCCGACAAGAGCCCCTCCAAAACAGCCTCGAGCAGACTGGCGACCAGTCCCAGGTCCCTCATGGCCCAGCTGAAGGAGCAGACGAAGACGCTGGTGAAAAGGAGGTCCAGACCTGAGGAGAAGCTTGGCATTGGGAAGGACCACACCTCCCAAGGTAGGAGCTACCAGGACCCCCAACTGTCCCTGTCACTGGCTGAAGAG atgagggagaagaggaggaagctaGTGAAGAGGAGATCTGAAGAAGAAAAGGAGGATGTTTTAAAGGCTAAACGGGACAAGAGTGGAGCAAAATCCTATAGTCTTCCCTctaacaacaacaccaccacaaaGCAGTCCTCCACCTCTACTAAAAACGCTACCTTTGAGAAAATCTCAGATACAGAAAGACATAGACCTACCACCCAAAAGCAGGGCAATGTCTCTGATCTGTCCAAAACATCAGCGACATCTAAGTCCACGTGTGCCGAGGTACAGATGCCGCTACCCAAACCTCAGCTGCCTCTCAATTTTAAGATCCCCAAAAAGTCCAAACTTGTGCCACTGCCAGTTAATAGAGCCATCTGGGGGGGTGACCAGGAGGATAATAACGACAATAAACCCATCAGTGCTAGAGTGAAGGTGGTGTCTCCTGCTTCTAGGCTTTCTCAGCAGACAGGAAGTGCGTCCAAACTTTGGACACCAAGGAGTGTGTCCAAATCTTTGAACTCCAAAGGTGGTGTGTCTGCTGCTGTGAACAAAAACAAGCAGCACAAATGTGAAACGGTTCCAGAATCTTCCAAAGGTTGTAAAGAATTATGGCCCAGTTCAGCTCAAGGGATGACATTACCACCCTGTAACAGAACAACTTCCCCTGAAGATTATATAGAAGTCTATGATAATGACCAAGAG ATGCAGCTGGTGGAGGAGCTCCATCTGGCCCGCAGTGAGAAGAGGCTGGAGCTGAATGTGGTGGAGATCTATGGAGAACTCACCAGCATGGACATCGACCCATCAGAGGAGGGCATCACATTCACACTCG GTAAAGAGGAGGATCTTCAGCAGGATCTGATCGTTGTCCTGGACACCAACATCCTTCTCAGTCACCTAGACTTTGTCAAGAAGATGAGGTCACACGGCCTTGGAG ctCTGGGTCTCCCCACAGTGCTCGTACCCTGGGTGGTACTACAGGAGCTAGACTCTCTGAAGAACAGGAAGAGGCTGTCCAGCTCTGTAGCCCACCTGGCCACACCTGCCGTTCATTACATCTACACCTGCCTGAAGAGCCAGGAGCCTCGACTCTGGGGCCAGTCCATGCAGCAGGCCTCTCAGAGCAGCC AGGGACTCAATGCTGAGAATAATGACGACAGAGTGCTGCAGTGCTGCCTGCAATACCAGAGTCTTTACCCAGAGGGTGCTCTCATCCTTTGCAC taaTGATAAGAACCTGTGTAGTAAGGCATTGCTGAGTGGGGTGAAGGCCTTCGGTAAGGCTGACCTGGTGGAGGAGGTAGACAGGCTCAAAACGCCTGGTGTCCACAACCTGACCCCCACCCAACCCCACACACAGAACCCTGtcagcacacagacacaaaccCTCATCTGCACCCCGAGCCAGACCCGTGACCACCAGAAAACCAGCCCCTTCCCAGGCCAGCAGCAGAATGAACAGAGCAGGagtgatggagggaaagagagggaaatggAAGAGAAGCGAAAGAAGGCTGCAGAAGAGGCCCGGGAGCTGAGCAGCTGTGTGTCAGTACTGGAGGACTGTCTGAAGGAGGTGCTGTCTCGGGTGCTGGAGATTGAGATGAAGGAAGCCTATGAAGAACTGTGGACAGAG ATCGTATATCTGAAACCGCCCTGGACTCTTGAAGGCCTTCTGCAGTGTTTCAAGAAACACTGGATCTCTGTCTTTGGCAACATCGTCCCTCGAAATCTGCAGCAATCCCTGGAAAACCTTCACAACTTCTTCTTCTCAG GTAAATCAGTAGAGCATAGCTCTACAGCGCTGGCTCTGTATGAGGCTAGAGATCTGCTGCAGGCCTTCGGCTGCAGGTCAGAGTACGATGGGCGTGTCCGACCGGCCCTCGCCTCCCTGAACgccctgctgcagaggatagtCCCTCAG CCAGAGAAAGTCTCAGAGGAGACCCACACCTGTGATGGTGACACcctcatggaggaggaggaggaggaggaagagaaacagACCACCCCTGCTCAGGTGTCACACCAGGAAGTGTGGGTGATGTTTGAGAACATATGGAACAATGTGTGTGGGATCAG CTCTGCTGTGTTCGCCGCTCTCCGCTTTGACCCGGGCGCCATAGAAACCAACCAGCCAGTAGAGGGTCCTCCCCTTCCCCAGGACGCCCTCTCCTGTCTGCACAGACTGTCTACTGCTGTCAGACAACTGCTACAGGCCTTTACCAG